A DNA window from Aminiphilus circumscriptus DSM 16581 contains the following coding sequences:
- a CDS encoding TlyA family RNA methyltransferase, with protein MADWNGGDDLTCSQVRHLAVPSRMRLDLVLVKNGVVATRSLAQRLIDDGRVFVDGLVATKAATLVDAGRKIELRCEERRWVSRGAYKLLRGLDAFGVSPEKKVCMDVGASTGGFSDVLLERGAERIYAVDVGYGQLAWRLRNDPRVVVMERTNARHLLPEQFSEAMDLIVSDASFISLRLLLPPLEKLLAPSGEMVVLVKPQFEAGRERIGKKGVVRDPRVHEAVLLEFRDFVRTSLRLFLHGVDFSPLRGPQGNIEFLAHLAFSEPTRPLDDAELARVVQEGHARTEDFSERPCGGKGV; from the coding sequence ATGGCTGATTGGAACGGGGGGGACGATCTCACGTGTTCGCAAGTGCGGCATCTTGCTGTACCGTCCAGGATGCGCCTCGATCTCGTTCTTGTGAAGAACGGTGTGGTCGCCACGCGGAGTCTGGCTCAACGTCTCATCGATGACGGAAGAGTTTTCGTGGATGGGCTGGTTGCCACAAAGGCGGCGACGCTCGTGGATGCGGGCAGAAAGATAGAACTTCGCTGCGAGGAACGCCGATGGGTCAGTCGGGGAGCCTATAAATTGCTCAGAGGACTGGATGCTTTCGGTGTTTCTCCGGAGAAGAAGGTTTGCATGGATGTAGGTGCTTCCACGGGAGGATTTTCGGACGTACTCCTAGAGCGAGGGGCGGAGAGAATCTATGCGGTGGATGTCGGGTACGGCCAGCTCGCCTGGCGTCTCCGTAACGATCCCCGTGTGGTTGTCATGGAGAGGACCAACGCACGTCATCTTTTGCCGGAGCAGTTTTCAGAGGCCATGGATCTCATTGTCTCCGATGCTTCGTTCATTTCACTGCGTTTGCTCCTGCCGCCTCTCGAAAAACTGCTCGCCCCTTCGGGTGAGATGGTTGTTCTCGTGAAGCCCCAGTTCGAAGCCGGAAGAGAGCGCATCGGGAAAAAAGGTGTCGTTCGTGATCCTCGTGTTCACGAGGCGGTTCTTCTGGAGTTTCGGGATTTTGTTCGTACATCGCTGCGGCTTTTTCTGCACGGCGTGGATTTTTCACCCCTGCGGGGACCTCAGGGCAACATCGAATTTCTCGCACATCTCGCCTTTTCCGAGCCAACCCGCCCGCTGGACGACGCGGAGCTTGCCAGGGTCGTCCAAGAGGGGCATGCCCGTACGGAAGATTTTTCCGAAAGGCCGTGTGGAGGGAAAGGGGTTTGA
- a CDS encoding archease, with amino-acid sequence MPWRELEHTADVGLEVWAETLEDLVAESARAFYALLFGAEARRSDASFPPEPCGASDSGAAETLSGAARKTVPEVGLPGAACTPRDVSSSEFAPEPAVACLFSAASRAVSDSDANFCVASDSRAVSAPDSGSCAVPASRAAPGTGTQRRIEVEALDAVELFVSWLNELLFLLEVRGERLCLRSVRLTVRAADAPFISYTDGASAPVPDLVCAPGASAGVVLPERSAGAGGATGFPGCESEDAPGTAFSLVVEGSAVPPPPPPSASRPSPTAEHWSCRGRPHCCGSSSTCDARIPARWPDVFLSPLAMA; translated from the coding sequence TTGCCCTGGCGTGAGCTGGAACACACCGCGGATGTCGGTCTGGAAGTGTGGGCGGAGACCCTGGAGGACCTTGTGGCCGAGTCCGCCAGGGCTTTCTATGCCCTTCTCTTCGGGGCAGAAGCCCGGCGGAGCGACGCTTCTTTCCCGCCCGAGCCCTGCGGTGCTTCCGATTCCGGCGCTGCCGAAACGCTCTCCGGGGCTGCCCGGAAAACCGTCCCCGAGGTCGGCTTACCTGGTGCCGCATGTACACCCCGCGACGTTTCTTCGTCCGAGTTTGCCCCCGAGCCTGCTGTTGCGTGCCTTTTTAGCGCCGCCTCCCGTGCCGTGTCCGACTCCGATGCCAACTTCTGCGTTGCGTCTGATTCCCGCGCCGTGTCCGCACCCGACTCCGGATCCTGCGCTGTGCCTGCTTCCCGCGCCGCGCCCGGAACCGGAACCCAGCGCCGCATCGAGGTGGAGGCCCTGGACGCGGTGGAGCTTTTCGTCTCGTGGCTCAACGAACTGCTTTTTCTGCTCGAAGTGCGCGGCGAGCGCCTGTGCCTCCGCTCGGTCCGCCTGACCGTCCGCGCTGCCGACGCCCCTTTCATTTCCTACACCGACGGAGCCTCCGCCCCCGTCCCTGACCTGGTTTGCGCTCCTGGGGCCAGCGCCGGAGTCGTTCTCCCGGAACGTTCAGCCGGAGCTGGCGGAGCAACCGGCTTTCCCGGGTGCGAGAGCGAAGACGCCCCTGGCACCGCGTTCTCGCTCGTCGTGGAGGGGAGTGCCGTCCCGCCCCCGCCCCCTCCCTCGGCATCAAGGCCGTCACCTACGGCGGAGCACTGGTCATGCCGGGGCCGCCCGCACTGCTGCGGCTCTTCTTCGACGTGTGACGCCCGCATTCCGGCCCGGTGGCCTGACGTGTTTTTGTCGCCTCTGGCGATGGCATGA
- the dxs gene encoding 1-deoxy-D-xylulose-5-phosphate synthase: MSILENISGPSDVRKLRSSALPDLCEEIRALITETVLRNGGHLASSLGAVELIVALLRVFDFSRDKLLFDVGHQAYAYKILTCRRERFATLRTWDGVSGYPKRSESAFDHFDVGHSSTSLSAALGYAKARDLLGQDHYVVAVIGDGSLLNGMAMEALNCAREADTRVLFILNDNEMSINRRVGGLAEHLARLSVHPAYLKLKEMVKEQCRLLPKGESLEGVLGKVKSQVKTILQPSNFFEDLGLSYWGPFDGHDPEELEDIFRLAKLYEKPLLLHVITKKGKGYSPAEKDPARFHGISPPSAGGNRGEMSWSAAAAEVAEAMAESDPGVVCLTAAMMEGTKLASFAKRFPDRFFDVGIAEEHMVTFAAGMAAGGLRPLVFIYSTFLQRAMDQLVHDTAMQGHSVLFALDRAGLVGEDGETHHGVLDVAWCRAVPGLTLAAPRDRRDLEFLFSRAHRNKGPLVVRYPRGCAPAEICRASASSACAPWGRAEILFEGTEWVCLGFGSTIPLLLEARALAEERNIPVPTVVDLRFLKPLDEALLQDVLARHRLAVVAEEGSLAGGIGEAVAELAGRLEDGAKVRRLGVPDAYVPQGTPKEQRQYCGLTAENVLDLFHG, from the coding sequence ATGTCCATTCTGGAGAATATTTCCGGCCCGTCGGATGTGCGAAAACTCCGTTCGTCCGCTCTCCCGGATCTGTGCGAGGAGATCCGGGCTCTCATCACCGAGACGGTTCTTCGCAACGGAGGACATTTGGCCTCGTCGCTCGGGGCGGTGGAACTTATCGTGGCGCTTTTACGGGTATTCGATTTCTCGAGGGACAAGTTGCTCTTCGACGTGGGGCACCAAGCCTATGCGTACAAGATTCTCACCTGTCGCAGGGAGCGTTTTGCAACCCTCCGAACCTGGGATGGCGTTTCGGGATATCCCAAACGCTCTGAAAGCGCGTTCGATCATTTCGACGTGGGGCACAGCAGTACGTCCCTCTCCGCGGCGTTGGGATACGCCAAGGCGAGAGACCTGTTGGGGCAGGACCATTATGTCGTTGCGGTGATTGGTGATGGCTCGCTTCTGAACGGTATGGCCATGGAAGCGCTCAACTGTGCCCGCGAGGCCGACACGAGGGTGCTCTTTATTCTCAACGACAACGAGATGTCCATCAATCGGCGCGTGGGTGGACTTGCGGAGCATTTGGCACGTCTCTCCGTCCATCCAGCCTACCTGAAACTGAAGGAAATGGTAAAGGAGCAGTGTCGCCTGCTTCCCAAGGGAGAAAGCCTAGAAGGCGTGCTGGGTAAGGTGAAATCCCAGGTAAAGACTATTCTCCAGCCCTCGAATTTCTTCGAGGATCTGGGACTTTCCTATTGGGGCCCTTTTGACGGACACGATCCGGAGGAGCTTGAGGACATTTTCCGCCTCGCAAAACTCTATGAAAAACCACTCCTGCTCCATGTGATCACAAAGAAGGGAAAGGGATATTCTCCGGCGGAAAAAGATCCGGCCCGGTTTCATGGGATTTCCCCCCCCTCTGCGGGAGGGAACAGGGGAGAGATGAGCTGGAGCGCTGCTGCCGCTGAGGTGGCAGAGGCGATGGCCGAATCGGATCCGGGCGTGGTTTGCCTCACCGCAGCCATGATGGAAGGGACGAAACTGGCTTCTTTCGCCAAGCGGTTTCCCGATCGCTTCTTCGATGTCGGAATCGCGGAGGAGCACATGGTGACCTTCGCTGCGGGAATGGCTGCGGGAGGTCTGCGCCCCCTGGTCTTCATCTATTCGACCTTTCTCCAGCGCGCCATGGACCAGTTGGTGCACGATACGGCCATGCAGGGACATTCCGTCCTCTTCGCCCTGGATAGGGCGGGCTTGGTCGGAGAGGATGGTGAAACGCATCACGGTGTACTTGATGTCGCCTGGTGCAGGGCCGTCCCCGGGCTGACTCTCGCGGCACCGCGGGACCGCAGGGATTTGGAGTTCCTGTTCTCTCGGGCGCACCGGAACAAAGGGCCTCTTGTCGTGCGCTATCCCCGGGGATGTGCGCCCGCCGAGATCTGTCGAGCTTCCGCAAGTTCCGCTTGCGCCCCCTGGGGGAGGGCGGAGATTTTGTTCGAGGGAACAGAGTGGGTTTGTCTCGGGTTCGGGAGCACCATTCCACTTCTCCTGGAGGCTCGTGCTCTTGCGGAGGAACGAAACATTCCGGTGCCTACCGTGGTGGACCTTCGTTTTCTCAAACCCCTGGACGAAGCCCTGCTTCAGGACGTGCTTGCGCGACATCGCCTGGCCGTGGTGGCGGAAGAGGGGTCCCTGGCGGGAGGCATCGGTGAGGCCGTGGCGGAACTGGCCGGAAGGCTCGAAGACGGAGCGAAGGTACGACGTCTCGGTGTTCCCGATGCGTACGTTCCTCAAGGGACGCCGAAGGAGCAGCGACAGTACTGCGGTCTCACGGCGGAAAACGTGCTGGATCTCTTTCATGGCTGA
- a CDS encoding tyrosine-type recombinase/integrase gives MEKSRTHGHVRTVTSRLDRLILPFIGKKPVADIVTGGILSLAKKEEAAGRIETAHRVMQICGQIMRYAVATGRTDMDPTSSLKESLVSGNPEHFPTMTNPEQIGGLLRVIDSLNGSPIVCCAVKLQILTFVRPGELRLAEWSEISKTEWKIPPERMKMRRPHIVPLSAQALAVLDELRPVTNSKSRYLFPSIRDFRRPMSDMTINAALRRMGYSQQELTGHSFRSMASTILNGNGWPPDVIERQLVHIERNTVRAAYNHAEHLEKRREMMQWWGAWFEDQMGK, from the coding sequence ATGGAGAAAAGTCGGACACATGGGCACGTCAGGACGGTCACATCCCGACTTGATCGACTGATCCTCCCATTCATCGGGAAAAAACCGGTTGCCGACATCGTTACGGGTGGCATACTCTCCTTGGCGAAAAAGGAAGAGGCCGCCGGCCGGATCGAAACGGCCCACAGGGTCATGCAGATCTGCGGCCAGATCATGCGTTATGCCGTCGCCACAGGCCGGACTGACATGGACCCAACCTCAAGCCTGAAGGAATCTCTCGTTTCAGGGAACCCGGAACATTTTCCGACGATGACGAACCCCGAGCAGATCGGCGGACTTCTCCGGGTCATCGACAGCCTCAACGGTTCACCGATTGTTTGTTGTGCCGTCAAACTGCAGATCCTCACCTTCGTCCGCCCGGGCGAACTGAGGTTGGCCGAGTGGAGTGAGATCTCGAAAACGGAATGGAAAATCCCTCCGGAACGCATGAAGATGCGTCGCCCTCACATTGTCCCCCTTTCAGCTCAAGCCCTTGCTGTTTTGGACGAGTTGAGGCCCGTCACAAACAGCAAATCCCGATACCTTTTTCCATCAATCCGCGATTTCAGGCGTCCCATGAGCGATATGACAATCAATGCCGCCCTGAGACGCATGGGCTACAGCCAGCAGGAATTGACTGGCCACAGCTTTCGATCCATGGCCAGCACGATTCTCAACGGGAACGGCTGGCCGCCGGATGTGATCGAGAGGCAGTTGGTGCATATCGAGAGGAATACCGTCCGCGCCGCCTACAACCATGCCGAGCATCTGGAGAAGCGGCGGGAGATGATGCAGTGGTGGGGAGCGTGGTTTGAGGACCAGATGGGAAAATAA
- a CDS encoding transposase encodes MAKNATNGRYSKKFRHEAVNMIIEGGLTAYEASRQLSLPKSTLENWVRAYKAGKLSAIDDRPQSILR; translated from the coding sequence ATGGCAAAGAACGCAACGAACGGTCGCTATTCGAAAAAATTTCGGCATGAAGCCGTCAACATGATCATTGAAGGCGGCTTGACAGCATATGAAGCATCGCGTCAACTCTCCCTGCCCAAGTCGACCCTGGAAAACTGGGTGAGAGCGTACAAGGCCGGAAAACTTTCCGCTATTGACGACCGACCCCAAAGCATCCTCCGGTAG
- the smpB gene encoding SsrA-binding protein SmpB codes for MEHAVVAQNRKARFDFHILETFEAGIVLTGTEIKSVRAGKANLREGYVRIDGGELWLVNVHISPYEQGTHYNHEPLRRRKLLMTRQEIRRLASKVQEKGLTLIPLRMYIKESRWAKIEIALAKGKQAHDKRDAVAERDANRDMARAVRRNREE; via the coding sequence ATGGAACACGCCGTTGTTGCGCAAAACCGGAAGGCCCGGTTCGATTTTCACATTCTCGAAACGTTCGAAGCAGGGATCGTTCTCACAGGAACGGAGATCAAGTCCGTACGGGCTGGCAAGGCGAACCTTCGGGAAGGATATGTCCGTATCGACGGCGGAGAGCTTTGGCTTGTGAACGTGCATATTTCTCCCTACGAACAGGGGACGCACTACAACCACGAACCTCTTCGGCGGAGAAAACTGCTCATGACACGCCAGGAGATCCGACGTCTCGCGAGCAAGGTACAGGAAAAGGGATTGACTCTTATCCCCTTGCGCATGTATATTAAAGAGTCCCGATGGGCCAAGATCGAAATCGCCCTCGCGAAGGGAAAACAAGCGCACGACAAACGTGATGCCGTCGCTGAGCGAGATGCGAATCGGGATATGGCCAGGGCTGTTCGCCGGAATCGGGAAGAGTGA
- a CDS encoding Synerg-CTERM sorting domain-containing protein, which translates to MKKNLAILILAFLAVIFGGLTAWGGGYKYDILCDTASIEDRTSEAKESFPSCTKAIMATGRPGTLFLEFEPKATYQDEGSLQPPTNLRTMGWFGSIMLYWNTPEGQEDDNVEIWESQEDDLSTAELIATVSGRTNSYERYLGSFQGRYYWVRAISRTGLVSDWNSRSGTYGYSEQESHSVKKTDSARVFTVYAKKFDGSFVEIYQTESENDINWYSFNIAQDSGYDLVHGDNTVTGYVVLCSELKEAPTPTGSESYPVAGTWYYEGSGTINGYSASDQGRVTVQTSGNAGSETITYLSFSGTMKNEVSGQTAPYSYSMNVNIPFDGDFSITYDGITQTFTQTSERTMTATANGKQSSTGYTIHMSYTADKQETAGGSSGGGCSLGVSPLALFLLVPVWLLKR; encoded by the coding sequence GTGAAAAAAAATTTAGCAATTCTGATCTTAGCTTTCCTAGCCGTAATATTTGGAGGACTTACCGCATGGGGAGGAGGGTACAAATACGACATCCTTTGTGACACCGCAAGTATCGAAGATAGGACCAGCGAAGCAAAGGAATCATTTCCGAGCTGCACAAAGGCAATAATGGCAACAGGCAGACCCGGAACACTCTTTCTCGAATTCGAGCCGAAAGCGACCTACCAGGATGAAGGTTCTCTCCAGCCACCAACGAATTTGAGAACAATGGGTTGGTTTGGTTCCATCATGCTGTATTGGAATACTCCGGAAGGCCAGGAAGACGACAATGTAGAAATCTGGGAAAGCCAGGAGGACGACCTCTCAACCGCTGAACTGATCGCAACAGTCTCCGGCAGGACTAATTCGTATGAGCGATATCTCGGGAGCTTCCAGGGTCGCTACTACTGGGTACGCGCAATCAGCAGAACCGGGCTTGTCAGTGATTGGAACTCACGATCTGGAACATACGGATACAGCGAACAGGAAAGTCATTCCGTGAAAAAAACCGACTCCGCACGTGTTTTCACCGTCTACGCGAAAAAATTCGACGGGTCTTTCGTTGAAATATACCAAACAGAAAGCGAAAACGACATCAATTGGTACTCGTTCAACATTGCACAGGACTCCGGATATGATCTTGTTCACGGCGACAACACAGTAACCGGGTACGTCGTCCTATGTTCCGAGTTGAAAGAAGCTCCGACCCCGACTGGAAGTGAATCGTATCCCGTTGCGGGAACATGGTACTACGAAGGATCAGGAACCATTAACGGATATAGTGCAAGCGACCAGGGACGCGTAACTGTCCAGACATCCGGAAACGCGGGAAGCGAAACGATCACGTACTTGTCGTTCTCCGGAACAATGAAGAACGAGGTTTCAGGACAAACCGCTCCATATTCGTATTCCATGAACGTCAATATCCCGTTCGATGGGGATTTCTCCATTACCTACGACGGCATAACTCAGACATTCACCCAAACCAGCGAACGAACCATGACCGCAACGGCAAACGGAAAGCAAAGCAGCACCGGCTACACGATTCACATGAGCTACACCGCCGACAAACAGGAAACAGCGGGAGGCAGTTCCGGCGGCGGCTGCTCCCTGGGCGTTTCCCCGCTCGCATTGTTCCTTCTGGTGCCAGTCTGGCTTCTGAAGCGATAG
- a CDS encoding IS5 family transposase has translation MKRQKTFASAISFEKYRKPTKRELFLAEMEQIVPWKELCARLEPFYPKEGRGRPPIGLERMLRIHFLQNWFNLSDRGVEEALYDVESMRRFARIDLGNEPVPDETTICKFRHLLETHKLAEKLFEAVNLHLASRGLKLSEGTIVDATIIHAPSSTKNREKKRDPEMHSTKKGNQYYFGMKVHVGVDKESKQVHSLVTTPANVHDSTRIGELLHGEEKEVRGDSAYMGKTEEIRTKAPRAVDYTQKRATKHKKLTEEEKEQNRLLSKVRSRVEHVFHVVKCVFGFTKVRYKGLAKNTGVVYVLFALCNLYMARGFLLSTGG, from the coding sequence ATGAAGCGACAGAAAACTTTCGCGAGCGCCATTTCGTTCGAGAAATACCGAAAACCCACCAAACGGGAACTCTTTCTCGCCGAAATGGAACAGATAGTTCCTTGGAAAGAGCTTTGCGCTCGTCTCGAACCCTTCTATCCGAAAGAGGGAAGAGGACGTCCTCCCATAGGGCTGGAGAGAATGCTCCGGATCCACTTTCTCCAGAACTGGTTCAACCTCAGCGATAGGGGTGTAGAAGAAGCCCTCTATGACGTGGAGTCCATGCGGCGCTTCGCCCGTATCGATCTCGGCAACGAACCCGTTCCGGACGAGACCACGATTTGCAAGTTCCGCCATCTTCTGGAAACCCACAAGCTCGCAGAGAAACTCTTCGAGGCGGTGAATCTTCATCTCGCCTCCCGGGGCTTAAAACTCTCCGAGGGAACCATCGTGGATGCCACGATCATCCATGCTCCTTCATCGACGAAAAACCGGGAGAAGAAACGCGACCCGGAGATGCATTCCACGAAGAAGGGCAACCAGTACTACTTCGGTATGAAAGTCCATGTCGGTGTGGACAAGGAAAGCAAACAGGTCCACAGTCTCGTCACCACTCCGGCGAACGTGCACGACTCCACCCGAATCGGTGAACTCCTGCACGGAGAAGAAAAAGAAGTCCGGGGAGATTCGGCCTACATGGGCAAAACCGAAGAGATCCGGACGAAAGCCCCGCGCGCCGTGGATTATACCCAAAAAAGAGCCACGAAGCACAAAAAGCTCACCGAAGAAGAGAAAGAGCAAAACCGTCTTCTTTCAAAAGTCCGTTCGCGGGTTGAACATGTCTTCCACGTCGTCAAATGCGTCTTCGGATTCACCAAAGTGCGCTATAAAGGTCTCGCCAAAAATACCGGTGTCGTGTACGTGCTCTTCGCTCTGTGCAATCTCTACATGGCGAGAGGTTTTCTCCTGTCCACAGGGGGGTAG
- a CDS encoding PLP-dependent aminotransferase family protein, producing the protein MELDVKRGKSIPIYLQIRNQIREMIFSGVLPEGYRLPPERRLSEELGVNRTTVLNAYRELKAEGLIDSHVGRGTVVKRMDGSICPLHPATKPPLHWERYLRYTGEETHESFLRQVSDAQYREGFVSLSCGEADAQLYPLETIREIQDRLFRDRGQDILRLTCIEGLKSLREAICSFQEGRGIAATPDEVLIFSGSQQALDVVSRAFVEPGDLVVVEDPTYVNCKRQLRFLGARIAGVPLDEEGMRLDVLEGILKRRAPKFIYTIPTFQNPTGYVMSVDRRRRLLDLAGRYQVPIVEDDPFYDLRYEGTPIPTLKALDENDYVIYISTFSKSLSPGLRVGWITAPRPIVRRLAQVKKISDLSTCSLSQWIVDGFLRGGFYRPHLQTIRQEYAGRRDAMVQALQQGGRHGGLEWNTPNGGYFVWVRFPREVNSAALLAKSIEKGVAYSPGELFSVEERGHGCARLNFSASSREEIVTGVGHFLRAFRECYRGCQTVVKQEIEELRPIV; encoded by the coding sequence TTGGAGCTCGATGTCAAACGGGGAAAATCCATTCCGATCTACCTTCAGATCCGCAACCAGATACGGGAGATGATCTTTTCCGGCGTGTTACCGGAAGGATACCGTCTGCCCCCGGAGCGCCGCCTCTCGGAGGAACTCGGGGTCAACCGGACCACGGTGCTCAACGCCTACCGGGAACTGAAGGCGGAGGGGCTCATCGACTCCCACGTGGGGCGGGGCACGGTGGTCAAGAGAATGGATGGGTCCATCTGTCCGCTCCATCCGGCGACGAAGCCCCCCCTCCATTGGGAGCGCTACCTCCGCTACACCGGGGAGGAGACGCATGAATCGTTTCTGCGACAGGTCTCGGATGCGCAGTATCGCGAGGGGTTCGTCTCCCTCTCCTGCGGCGAGGCGGATGCGCAGCTCTATCCGCTTGAGACCATCCGGGAGATTCAGGACCGCCTCTTCCGGGATCGCGGGCAGGACATCCTCCGGCTCACCTGCATCGAGGGGCTGAAATCCCTTCGGGAGGCCATCTGCAGCTTTCAGGAGGGGCGGGGTATCGCCGCCACTCCCGACGAAGTGCTCATTTTCTCGGGCTCCCAGCAGGCCCTCGATGTAGTCTCCCGGGCCTTCGTCGAGCCCGGTGACCTGGTGGTGGTGGAGGACCCCACCTACGTGAACTGCAAGCGCCAGCTCCGCTTTCTCGGCGCCAGGATTGCGGGAGTGCCCCTCGACGAGGAGGGAATGCGCCTGGACGTGCTCGAAGGCATTCTCAAGCGGCGGGCGCCCAAGTTCATCTACACCATCCCAACCTTCCAGAACCCAACGGGGTATGTCATGTCCGTGGACCGGCGGCGGCGCCTGCTGGACCTGGCGGGGCGGTACCAGGTGCCCATCGTGGAGGACGATCCCTTCTACGATCTGCGGTACGAGGGAACGCCCATTCCCACCCTCAAGGCGTTGGACGAGAACGACTACGTGATCTACATCAGCACCTTCTCCAAATCCCTCTCTCCGGGGCTGCGCGTCGGGTGGATCACCGCGCCTCGTCCCATTGTGCGGCGGCTGGCCCAGGTGAAGAAAATCTCCGACCTCTCTACCTGCAGCCTCTCCCAGTGGATTGTTGACGGCTTTCTCCGGGGAGGCTTCTACCGGCCGCACCTCCAGACCATCCGGCAGGAATACGCAGGCCGCCGCGACGCCATGGTGCAGGCCCTGCAGCAGGGCGGGCGGCACGGCGGCCTGGAGTGGAACACCCCGAACGGCGGCTATTTCGTGTGGGTGCGCTTTCCCCGAGAGGTGAACTCCGCAGCGCTCCTCGCCAAATCCATCGAAAAGGGCGTCGCCTACTCGCCGGGGGAGCTTTTCTCCGTGGAGGAGCGGGGGCACGGCTGCGCCCGGCTCAACTTCTCCGCCTCCAGCCGGGAGGAGATCGTCACCGGCGTGGGGCACTTCCTCCGGGCCTTCCGGGAGTGCTACCGCGGGTGTCAGACCGTGGTGAAGCAGGAGATCGAAGAGTTGCGCCCCATCGTTTGA
- a CDS encoding NAD(+)/NADH kinase: MNRRVGLMVNTQKKTALAIAQRLILWGQREEVNFLAPPYEASLLGIPGVSDQEWRNSVDFAVVIGGDGTFLRAVRYVLGCDIPLFGINAGKLGFLAIGNPETAEADVSAILRGEHEVQHRRLIEGKVWRGSGGDVSRSAPVHVLYALNDLVITKGAFARLIYLQIFVGGRHLNTFPSDGMIISTPTGSTAYALSAGGPIVPPHVPCMLLVPICAHTLYARPLVLGEYDTATFVALGEHRELMLTQDGQLGYEILPGDRVEVALSKDKTISTISLPHRDYYALLQEKFQWGRSAMDGPLGTEGF, translated from the coding sequence ATGAACAGACGCGTGGGGCTCATGGTGAACACCCAGAAGAAAACGGCACTCGCCATTGCACAACGGTTGATTCTCTGGGGGCAGCGTGAGGAAGTCAACTTTCTCGCGCCTCCCTACGAGGCTTCCCTTCTCGGTATTCCCGGCGTCTCCGATCAGGAATGGCGGAACAGCGTCGATTTCGCCGTCGTGATCGGTGGAGACGGTACGTTTTTGAGAGCCGTTCGCTACGTGTTGGGCTGTGACATTCCCCTTTTCGGCATCAATGCGGGAAAACTCGGGTTTCTTGCGATTGGAAATCCGGAGACTGCCGAGGCGGATGTGTCCGCGATTCTCCGGGGAGAACACGAGGTGCAGCATCGCCGCCTCATTGAAGGAAAGGTGTGGCGCGGAAGCGGTGGAGATGTCTCCCGGAGCGCTCCCGTCCATGTTCTTTATGCGCTGAACGATCTGGTCATTACCAAGGGTGCGTTCGCAAGGCTCATTTATCTGCAGATTTTCGTGGGAGGGCGGCACCTCAACACCTTCCCCTCGGACGGAATGATCATCTCCACTCCGACGGGATCCACGGCTTATGCGCTTTCCGCGGGAGGTCCCATCGTTCCTCCCCACGTGCCGTGCATGCTGCTTGTTCCCATCTGCGCGCATACGCTGTATGCCCGTCCTCTTGTGCTGGGTGAGTACGACACGGCCACCTTCGTCGCCCTGGGTGAGCACCGGGAACTCATGCTCACTCAGGACGGGCAGCTCGGATACGAGATCCTTCCCGGAGACAGGGTCGAGGTTGCGCTCTCGAAAGACAAGACGATTTCCACCATTTCACTTCCTCATAGAGATTATTACGCTCTCCTCCAGGAGAAGTTCCAGTGGGGGAGAAGCGCCATGGACGGTCCTTTGGGGACGGAGGGATTCTGA